From the Rhinolophus sinicus isolate RSC01 linkage group LG02, ASM3656204v1, whole genome shotgun sequence genome, one window contains:
- the SMIM45 gene encoding small integral membrane protein 45 isoform X2 encodes MPHFLDWFVPVYLVISVLILMGFGACIYYFEPGLQEAHKWRMQRPVADRDLRKTLMVRDNLAFGGPECECVRGYELQSLSREDVDCDVPTRPRSLCRK; translated from the exons atgccacacttcctggactggTTCGTGCCTGTCTACCTGGTCATCTCTGTCCTCATCCTCATGGGCTTCGGCGCCTGCATCTACTACTTCGAACCCGGCCTGCAGGAAGCACACAAATGGCGTATGCAGCGCCCCGTGGCAGACCGTGACCTCCGCAAGACACTGATGGTCCGCGACAACCTGGCCTTCGGGGGCCCAGAG TGTGAATGTGTTCGAGGTTACGAGCTTCAGAGCCTCAGCAGGGAAGATGTTGACTGTGACGTCCCCACACGTCCCCGAAGCCTCTGCAGGAAATGA
- the SMIM45 gene encoding small integral membrane protein 45 isoform X3, whose product MPHFLDWFVPVYLVISVLILMGFGACIYYFEPGLQEAHKWRMQRPVADRDLRKTLMVRDNLAFGGPEV is encoded by the coding sequence atgccacacttcctggactggTTCGTGCCTGTCTACCTGGTCATCTCTGTCCTCATCCTCATGGGCTTCGGCGCCTGCATCTACTACTTCGAACCCGGCCTGCAGGAAGCACACAAATGGCGTATGCAGCGCCCCGTGGCAGACCGTGACCTCCGCAAGACACTGATGGTCCGCGACAACCTGGCCTTCGGGGGCCCAGAGGTCTGA
- the SMIM45 gene encoding small integral membrane protein 45 isoform X1, with amino-acid sequence MPHFLDWFVPVYLVISVLILMGFGACIYYFEPGLQEAHKWRMQRPVADRDLRKTLMVRDNLAFGGPEKSQLYADPYSTQWHRPHSFTWQASKLTQGKDPIWRDVSLVQPSTTPLDSGLALLCVRGVCRGARP; translated from the exons atgccacacttcctggactggTTCGTGCCTGTCTACCTGGTCATCTCTGTCCTCATCCTCATGGGCTTCGGCGCCTGCATCTACTACTTCGAACCCGGCCTGCAGGAAGCACACAAATGGCGTATGCAGCGCCCCGTGGCAGACCGTGACCTCCGCAAGACACTGATGGTCCGCGACAACCTGGCCTTCGGGGGCCCAGAG AAATCCCAGTTATATGCAGATCCCTACTCCACCCAATGGCACCGACCCCACAGCTTCACCTGGCAGGCTTCAAAACTGACCCAGGGAAAGGACCCCATCTGGAGGGATGTCAGCTTGGTCCAACCCAGCACCACCCCTCTGGACTCAGGCTTGGCATTGCTGTGTGTGCGTGGGGTGTGCAGAGGGGCGAGACCGTAG